aaatgcgTGATGCTTCAGTCATTATTTGGTCAAGACTAATAACTTGTGTATCCTGTAACTTTAACCAACGTATAGCCTTAGCTACAATTAAATCCCATTCACTCTTTTGTGAAGTTAATTTTTCTGTCAAGAAAACAACTGCAAGAGATGTAGCCCAGAGGTTATCGTTTACAGCTGGTTTTCTCTGTTTAAGATGATCGAGTGATTCTTTCAAAACGGTTGCTAAAAACTCATTTAGTTCCCAATATCCAGAAAAGTTTTGTAGGAGAAGCAATGACTTAAgtctgtctttactttcgaaattgaattttgttttatcaattttACTAGGTTCTTGGAATTTTTCCGCATCAAAAGTTTTTGACATGGTCTCACGAGCTGTAACATTAACTTTGTAAGATTTCTCCGCTCCGATAAAACTTGTGTACCTTGAAACCAAGTTAGCAAGCGTGGCCAAATCAATAATCTCGGATTTTGTATTATCACCTTGACCCAACTCCTCTTTTAATTCCAGTTCCTGTATTTTCCTTCTCACACAAAGACGGTGTATCTGCATTTCTTCATCACACTGGTTCTTTATCACATTTGTTTCGAAGTCAAGGGAAAAATCCGATTCGCCGACTTTACCAGAAAGATTGAGTCTAACTCTCTGGCAAGTCGACTCAGTTTTCTCAAAAACTAGATAAATAATTAGTGATTCTTCGGTGAAAATACACGGTATATTTTCTGGAACTGTAATGTAGGATAATTCTTTATTGCTTTCAGCATCTTTAGCGGATATACGAACTGAAGATACAAATGGTTGCATTGACAATTTCAATAAACGCATAACTTTTGCCTTAAGGTTGTCATTTGTCATCACAAACTCTGCTTGACCTCTTCCCGCACGGGCGATACCTTTAACCAATTCTGTAGAAGCTCCAGAACCTATACCAATCGTGAAATATCGAGTGTTATAAGCTTGTGACTTAACCGATTGAATTATTTCGTTCGTATTGTAGACTTCCCCATCCGTCATCAGGAATACTTGGCGATAAAACCCATGGGAAGATTGTTTAGCGGAGAGTGATTTAATAGCACTGAGCATTTCAGTTCCACCAGCTGCATAAAGATTGTTATGGAATTTCAATGCTTCATTTAGAGAATCTTCATTGTATTCTCTGCTTCCATCCTTGAACAAGACTTCTAAGTAATTATTAAAGGCTACAAGGTTAAATGAACAACCCAACGGTAGACTTTTCAGGAAAAGCAACAAAGTA
This sequence is a window from Octopus sinensis unplaced genomic scaffold, ASM634580v1 Contig15495, whole genome shotgun sequence. Protein-coding genes within it:
- the LOC115230410 gene encoding von Willebrand factor A domain-containing protein 5A-like, translated to MAQVIVFGIICEKKTDVSLLYATHNVSINGFTAHVNIEAEYINESQHNTEAKFVFPVEEDSAVYRFEAKIGDVHLIAKSKDKDVAQKEYKEAVEKGMSAILLRETSTSGDIFEYNLGNIPPKQKISLQICLVSELSCEADGAVKFYMPFVLNPRYGIIPKDERYQNAPKPREFSFNATIKWKSQIKDVKSEHPIKMEYQENKCHATVRLTEKLNFERDILFLVYYEDVEKPQVIMEKGDGNAREMLSKDIMMINLFPKLPQVKALPRNDYIFIIDHSGSMSGEKMEAAKDTLLLFLKSLPLGCSFNLVAFNNYLEVLFKDGSREYNEDSLNEALKFHNNLYAAGGTEMLSAIKSLSAKQSSHGFYRQVFLMTDGEVYNTNEIIQSVKSQAYNTRYFTIGIGSGASTELVKGIARAGRGQAEFVMTNDNLKAKVMRLLKLSMQPFVSSVRISAKDAESNKELSYITVPENIPCIFTEESLIIYLVFEKTESTCQRVRLNLSGKVGESDFSLDFETNVIKNQCDEEMQIHRLCVRRKIQELELKEELGQGDNTKSEIIDLATLANLVSRYTSFIGAEKSYKVNVTARETMSKTFDAEKFQEPSKIDKTKFNFESKDRLKSLLLLQNFSGYWELNEFLATVLKESLDHLKQRKPAVNDNLWATSLAVVFLTEKLTSQKSEWDLIVAKAIRWLKLQDTQVISLDQIMTEASRILKTKIYS